The Euphorbia lathyris chromosome 3, ddEupLath1.1, whole genome shotgun sequence genome contains a region encoding:
- the LOC136223482 gene encoding uncharacterized protein gives MATMPAHTFRHLTNAQPWLQRLHKLKRMHSLASVSPPSFIEDQEQNHQPQRETTQRTRKTRLSNDDNNKDIVESNSDKANSGSYFPKRGQTVELVCDSLGFKGKGVCKVEDTGFVVMCDRALPGERFVGRVTRRKGSYAEVTKLKTISPHWDLVEAPCEYASYCGGCKTQNLSYDAQCKAKEQQVRELIVHVGKFCDKDPEFLTTMKPIVPCDIQFHYRNKMEFSFGPRKWLPKELLGQEQDGTDNYALGLHAPGFFDKVLDVGKCLLQSEPANMVLATVQDCWRDPQFSLTPYDAKSHVGYLKHLMIRTGSNPETGLLELMVNFVTSSYQPELLKPLVEKISAIQEVASVVNNINSSVGNTSVGEQEYTLYGKPTITEKLRGLTFQISANSFFQTNTHQAEILYKLIEDSTGLRGDGSEVVLDLFCGTGTIGLTLAKRVKHVYGYEVVPQAISDARRNAELNGITNATFVQGDLNKIHDKFGNDFPKPDVVISDPNRPGMHMKLIKFLLELKAPRIIYVSCNPATCARDLDYLCHGVKEKNIEGCYKLKSIQPVDMFPHTPHIECVCLLDLC, from the exons ATGGCGACCATGCCAGCCCACACTTTCCGGCACCTAACAAATGCTCAACCGTGGCTCCAAAGACTCCATAAACTTAAAAGAATGCACTCATTAGCCTCAGTTTCTCCTCCTTCATTCATTGAAGACCAGGAACAGAACCATCAGCCGCAACGAGAAACAACGCAGAGGACTCGGAAAACCAGACTCAGCAATGACGACAATAACAAGGATATCGTTGAATCAAATTCGGATAAAGCTAATTCTGGTTCATATTTCCCAAAGAGAGGCCAGACTGTGGAATTGGTTTGTGATTCTCTAGGTTTCAAGGGGAAGGGCGTGTGTAAAGTGGAAGATACCGGTTTTGTTGTCATGTGTGACCGTGCACTTCCAGGTGAAAGGTTCGTTGGGCGGGTCACCCGCAGAAAGGGAAGTTATGCAGAG GTAACCAAGTTAAAGACAATATCTCCTCATTGGGATCTTGTAGAAGCCCCTTGTGAGTATGCTTCGTATTGTGGAGGTTGCAAAACACAGAATCTGTCTTATGATGCTCAGTGCAAAGCTAAGGAACAACAAGTCCGTGAATTGATTGTAcatgttggaaaattttgtgATAAAGATCCAGAATTTCTTACTACTATGAAGCCTATTGTTCCCTGTGATATTCAATTCCATTATAGAAATAAG ATGGAGTTCTCATTTGGTCCTAGAAAATGGTTACCTAAAGAGTTGCTAGGACAGGAACAAGATGGCACTGATAACTATGCATTGGGACTTCATGCTCCTGGCTTTTTCGACAAGGTTCTAGACGTTGGCAAATGCTTGTTACAAAGTGAGCCTGCCAATATG GTTCTGGCAACTGTCCAAGATTGTTGGAGAGATCCACAATTCAGCCTTACTCCATATGATGCTAAATCTCATGTTGGGTATCTCAAGCATCTAATGATAAGAACTGGAAG TAATCCCGAGACCGGTTTGCTTGAGCTCATGGTTAACTTTGTCACCTCATCGTACCAGCCGGAGCTTCTGAAACCTCTTGTTGAAAAGATTTCAGCTATACAGGAAGTG GCGAGCGTCGTGAATAATATAAATTCTTCAGTTGGCAACACATCTGTTGGGGAGCAGGAATACACTTTGTATGGAAAACCCACCATTACAGAGAAGTTAAGAGGACTAACCTTCCAAATTTCAGCCAATTCTTTTTTTCAGACAAATACACATCAG GCTGAAATTCTGTATAAACTTATTGAAGACTCCACCGGTCTGAGAGGAGATGGTTCAGAAGTTGTTCTTGATCTATTTTGTGGTACTGGCACCATCGGTTTGACACTTGCCAAAAG GGTGAAACATGTTTATGGCTATGAAGTTGTTCCTCAAGCAATATCCGATGCTCGTAGAAACGCTGAGCTAAATGGCATCACTAATGCTACATTTGTGCAAGGAGATCTCAACAAAATTCATGACAAGTTTGGCAATGATTTCCCAAAGCCTGATGTTGTCATTTCAG ATCCAAATCGTCCTGGTATGCACATGAAGCTAATTAAATTTCTATTAGAGCTTAAAGCTCCACGCATTATTTACGTATCGTGCAATCCAGCAACATGTGCACGGGACCTTGATTACCTTTGCCATGGTGTG AAAGAGAAAAACATAGAAGGATGTTACAAACTGAAAAGCATACAGCCTGTAGACATGTTTCCTCACACCCCTCATATTGAGTGTGTTTGCCTGTTAGACCTCTGCTGA
- the LOC136221767 gene encoding small ribosomal subunit protein eS30z/eS30y/eS30x encodes MGKVHGSLARAGKVRGQTPKVAKQDKKKKPRGRAHKRMQYNRRFVTAVVGFGKKRGPNSSEK; translated from the exons ATGG GTAAGGTGCACGGATCACTGGCCCGTGCAGGGAAGGTGCGAGGTCAAACTCCAAAGGTGGCTAAGCAagataagaagaagaagcccAGAGGCCGTGCTCATAAGCGCATGCAATATAATCGCCGCTTCGTCACCGCCG TTGTTGGCTTTGGGAAGAAGCGAGGACCCAACTCTTCAGAGAAGTAA
- the LOC136223483 gene encoding protein neprosin-like isoform X3, translating into MMSNHTIESSDGSYVVECVDIYKQPAFSHPLLKNHTMQKRPTSSPIAFKERSKDEIFQRWKKNGKCPIGTIPIATSQFFQNRTHPSQIVGSAHEYVTVTENGGPYYGATASLNIWSPSTSNVIGEYSSSQIWVVAGKGRDYNTIEAGWKVDSGVNKPQFFIFWTGDNYDNTGCYNLNCPGFVQTNRKIAIGADLSPVSTYNANQIQIQLTIHKDQSSGNWWLRYGQEEIGYWPGSILTSLAKRSSQISWGGVAINSRINGKHTSTQMGSGHFSSEGYGKASYVGNLGYIDNSGATIAPNPQSLVRLVTNPACYDFSFGKGGTQLGLHFYFGGPGFSPRCQ; encoded by the exons ATGATGTCAAATCATACCATTGAG AGCTCGGATGGTAGTTATGTGGTTGAGTGTGTTGATATATATAAACAACCAGCATTTAGTCATCCACTTCTCAAAAATCACACTATGCAG AAAAGACCAACTTCATCCCCAATTGCATTCAAAGAAAGAAGTAAAGATGAAATCTTTCAAAGGTGGAAAAAGAATGGAAAGTGCCCAATAGGAACAATCCCTATTGCAACATCACAGTTCTTTCAAAACAGGACACACCCCTCGCAAATTGTTGGTTCTGCTCATGAG TATGTGACAGTAACCGAGAATGGAGGTCCATACTATGGAGCAACAGCAAGTCTTAATATATGGAGTCCATCAACATCTAATGTTATTGGAGAATACAGTTCATCTCAAATTTGGGTTGTAGCTGGTAAAGGCAGAGATTATAATACCATTGAGGCTGGCTGGAAG GTCGATTCTGGTGTGAATAAACCACAGTTCTTTATTTTCTGGAcg GGGGATAACTATGACAATACAGGATGCTACAATCTCAATTGCCCTGGTTTTGTGCAAACCAATAGGAAAATTGCTATTGGCGCTGATTTAAGTCCAGTATCCACTTACAATGCTAaccaaattcaaattcaattaactATACACAAG GATCAAAGCAGTGGAAATTGGTGGCTAAGATATGGACAAGAAGAAATAGGGTATTGGCCTGGTTCTATCTTAACAAGTTTAGCAAAAAGATCAAGTCAAATAAGTTGGGGAGGAGTGGCTATAAATTCAAGAATAAATGGGAAACACACTTCTACTCAAATGGGAAGTGGTCATTTTAGTAGTGAAGGTTATGGAAAAGCTTCCTATGTTGGAAATCTTGGATATATTGATAATTCTGGAGCCACAATCGCTCCCAATCCTCAAAGTTTGGTACGACTTGTTACGAATCCTGCTTGTTACGATTTCAGCTTCGGAAAAGGAGGCACCCAATTGGgacttcatttttattttggagGTCCTGGATTTTCACCACGGTGTCAATAG
- the LOC136223483 gene encoding protein neprosin-like isoform X2 gives MSYSSMLTLSSNFVDGRMMSNHTIESSDGSYVVECVDIYKQPAFSHPLLKNHTMQKRPTSSPIAFKERSKDEIFQRWKKNGKCPIGTIPIATSQFFQNRTHPSQIVGSAHEYVTVTENGGPYYGATASLNIWSPSTSNVIGEYSSSQIWVVAGKGRDYNTIEAGWKVDSGVNKPQFFIFWTGDNYDNTGCYNLNCPGFVQTNRKIAIGADLSPVSTYNANQIQIQLTIHKDQSSGNWWLRYGQEEIGYWPGSILTSLAKRSSQISWGGVAINSRINGKHTSTQMGSGHFSSEGYGKASYVGNLGYIDNSGATIAPNPQSLVRLVTNPACYDFSFGKGGTQLGLHFYFGGPGFSPRCQ, from the exons ATGAGCTATAGCTCCATGCTTACATTGAG CAGTAATTTTGTTGACGGGAGAATGATGTCAAATCATACCATTGAG AGCTCGGATGGTAGTTATGTGGTTGAGTGTGTTGATATATATAAACAACCAGCATTTAGTCATCCACTTCTCAAAAATCACACTATGCAG AAAAGACCAACTTCATCCCCAATTGCATTCAAAGAAAGAAGTAAAGATGAAATCTTTCAAAGGTGGAAAAAGAATGGAAAGTGCCCAATAGGAACAATCCCTATTGCAACATCACAGTTCTTTCAAAACAGGACACACCCCTCGCAAATTGTTGGTTCTGCTCATGAG TATGTGACAGTAACCGAGAATGGAGGTCCATACTATGGAGCAACAGCAAGTCTTAATATATGGAGTCCATCAACATCTAATGTTATTGGAGAATACAGTTCATCTCAAATTTGGGTTGTAGCTGGTAAAGGCAGAGATTATAATACCATTGAGGCTGGCTGGAAG GTCGATTCTGGTGTGAATAAACCACAGTTCTTTATTTTCTGGAcg GGGGATAACTATGACAATACAGGATGCTACAATCTCAATTGCCCTGGTTTTGTGCAAACCAATAGGAAAATTGCTATTGGCGCTGATTTAAGTCCAGTATCCACTTACAATGCTAaccaaattcaaattcaattaactATACACAAG GATCAAAGCAGTGGAAATTGGTGGCTAAGATATGGACAAGAAGAAATAGGGTATTGGCCTGGTTCTATCTTAACAAGTTTAGCAAAAAGATCAAGTCAAATAAGTTGGGGAGGAGTGGCTATAAATTCAAGAATAAATGGGAAACACACTTCTACTCAAATGGGAAGTGGTCATTTTAGTAGTGAAGGTTATGGAAAAGCTTCCTATGTTGGAAATCTTGGATATATTGATAATTCTGGAGCCACAATCGCTCCCAATCCTCAAAGTTTGGTACGACTTGTTACGAATCCTGCTTGTTACGATTTCAGCTTCGGAAAAGGAGGCACCCAATTGGgacttcatttttattttggagGTCCTGGATTTTCACCACGGTGTCAATAG
- the LOC136223483 gene encoding protein neprosin-like isoform X1: MSTMAGNNPLLLLIAFSHIFSSNFVDGRMMSNHTIESSDGSYVVECVDIYKQPAFSHPLLKNHTMQKRPTSSPIAFKERSKDEIFQRWKKNGKCPIGTIPIATSQFFQNRTHPSQIVGSAHEYVTVTENGGPYYGATASLNIWSPSTSNVIGEYSSSQIWVVAGKGRDYNTIEAGWKVDSGVNKPQFFIFWTGDNYDNTGCYNLNCPGFVQTNRKIAIGADLSPVSTYNANQIQIQLTIHKDQSSGNWWLRYGQEEIGYWPGSILTSLAKRSSQISWGGVAINSRINGKHTSTQMGSGHFSSEGYGKASYVGNLGYIDNSGATIAPNPQSLVRLVTNPACYDFSFGKGGTQLGLHFYFGGPGFSPRCQ, encoded by the exons ATGTCTACAATGGCTGGTAATAATCCTCTATTGTTGTTAATAGCATTTTCACACATCTTCAGCAGTAATTTTGTTGACGGGAGAATGATGTCAAATCATACCATTGAG AGCTCGGATGGTAGTTATGTGGTTGAGTGTGTTGATATATATAAACAACCAGCATTTAGTCATCCACTTCTCAAAAATCACACTATGCAG AAAAGACCAACTTCATCCCCAATTGCATTCAAAGAAAGAAGTAAAGATGAAATCTTTCAAAGGTGGAAAAAGAATGGAAAGTGCCCAATAGGAACAATCCCTATTGCAACATCACAGTTCTTTCAAAACAGGACACACCCCTCGCAAATTGTTGGTTCTGCTCATGAG TATGTGACAGTAACCGAGAATGGAGGTCCATACTATGGAGCAACAGCAAGTCTTAATATATGGAGTCCATCAACATCTAATGTTATTGGAGAATACAGTTCATCTCAAATTTGGGTTGTAGCTGGTAAAGGCAGAGATTATAATACCATTGAGGCTGGCTGGAAG GTCGATTCTGGTGTGAATAAACCACAGTTCTTTATTTTCTGGAcg GGGGATAACTATGACAATACAGGATGCTACAATCTCAATTGCCCTGGTTTTGTGCAAACCAATAGGAAAATTGCTATTGGCGCTGATTTAAGTCCAGTATCCACTTACAATGCTAaccaaattcaaattcaattaactATACACAAG GATCAAAGCAGTGGAAATTGGTGGCTAAGATATGGACAAGAAGAAATAGGGTATTGGCCTGGTTCTATCTTAACAAGTTTAGCAAAAAGATCAAGTCAAATAAGTTGGGGAGGAGTGGCTATAAATTCAAGAATAAATGGGAAACACACTTCTACTCAAATGGGAAGTGGTCATTTTAGTAGTGAAGGTTATGGAAAAGCTTCCTATGTTGGAAATCTTGGATATATTGATAATTCTGGAGCCACAATCGCTCCCAATCCTCAAAGTTTGGTACGACTTGTTACGAATCCTGCTTGTTACGATTTCAGCTTCGGAAAAGGAGGCACCCAATTGGgacttcatttttattttggagGTCCTGGATTTTCACCACGGTGTCAATAG